From the genome of Actinacidiphila yeochonensis CN732, one region includes:
- the dhaK gene encoding dihydroxyacetone kinase subunit DhaK → MKKFVNDPKDYVAEMLQGLALANPDTLRYVPDYNLIMRADAPRQDKVSIVQGSGSGHEPAHVMSVGPGMLDAACPGDVFSAPPSDYVYETVKLVASEKGVLLLVNNYTGDRMAFEMAEELSQADGVNARTLFVDDDVAVQDSTYTVGRRGVAGNFFVMKAVGAAAERGADLDELIRIGEKVNSVTRSMGMALTPCTPPAKGSPLFELPEDQVEMGVGIHGEPGRRREPLKTASEHVRELLTAVVDDLPYTSGDGVALMVNGLGGTPVGELYLLYGLAHRQLAERGIGVRRSYVGEYCTSLDMAGASLTLCRLDDEIADLLAAPAGTPIRVF, encoded by the coding sequence ATGAAGAAGTTCGTCAACGACCCGAAGGACTACGTGGCGGAGATGCTCCAGGGCCTGGCACTGGCCAACCCGGACACCCTGCGCTACGTCCCGGACTACAACCTGATCATGCGGGCGGACGCCCCGCGCCAGGACAAGGTCTCCATCGTCCAGGGCTCCGGCTCCGGGCACGAGCCCGCCCACGTGATGTCGGTCGGGCCCGGCATGCTCGACGCGGCCTGCCCGGGTGACGTCTTCTCCGCCCCGCCGTCGGACTACGTCTACGAGACGGTGAAGCTCGTCGCCTCCGAGAAGGGCGTGCTGCTGCTGGTCAACAACTACACCGGCGACCGGATGGCGTTCGAGATGGCCGAGGAGCTGTCGCAGGCCGACGGCGTCAACGCGCGCACGCTGTTCGTCGACGACGACGTGGCCGTCCAGGACTCGACCTACACCGTCGGCCGGCGCGGCGTGGCCGGCAACTTCTTCGTCATGAAGGCCGTCGGCGCGGCGGCCGAGCGCGGCGCCGACCTCGACGAGCTGATCCGGATCGGCGAGAAGGTCAACTCGGTGACCCGCAGCATGGGCATGGCGCTGACCCCCTGCACGCCGCCGGCCAAGGGCTCCCCGCTCTTCGAACTGCCCGAGGACCAGGTCGAGATGGGCGTCGGCATCCACGGTGAGCCCGGGCGGCGCCGGGAGCCGCTGAAGACGGCCTCGGAGCACGTGCGCGAGCTGCTCACCGCGGTCGTCGACGACCTGCCCTACACCTCCGGGGACGGCGTGGCGCTCATGGTCAACGGCCTGGGCGGCACCCCCGTCGGCGAGCTGTACCTGCTGTACGGGCTCGCCCACCGGCAGCTGGCCGAGCGCGGAATCGGGGTCCGCCGCTCCTACGTGGGGGAGTACTGCACCTCCCTCGACATGGCCGGGGCCTCGCTGACCCTGTGCCGGCTGGACGACGAGATCGCCGACCTCCTGGCCGCACCGGCCGGCACGCCGATCCGGGTCTTCTGA
- a CDS encoding 8-oxo-dGTP diphosphatase, translating into MERPQTCLCFVVRTGADGRDEVLLGRKKRGLGAGKVVGLGGHVEPGEGAAQAAARELAEESGLRVDPAALRPVAVVDWVFPARPAWDMWVTAFTVRDVPGEPAETDEIEPAWFPVDAPPLDAMWDDARYWLPQVLAGRFLRARIAFAADCEHVADADVVLTEHPPAP; encoded by the coding sequence GTGGAGCGACCTCAGACCTGCCTGTGCTTCGTCGTCCGGACCGGTGCCGACGGGCGCGACGAGGTGCTGCTCGGACGGAAGAAGCGCGGGCTGGGCGCCGGCAAGGTGGTGGGGCTCGGCGGCCATGTGGAGCCCGGCGAGGGGGCCGCGCAGGCGGCGGCCCGCGAGCTCGCCGAGGAGTCGGGGCTGCGGGTGGACCCGGCGGCGCTGCGGCCGGTCGCGGTCGTCGACTGGGTCTTCCCCGCCCGCCCTGCGTGGGACATGTGGGTGACGGCGTTCACCGTGCGGGACGTCCCCGGTGAGCCGGCCGAGACCGACGAGATCGAACCCGCGTGGTTCCCCGTGGACGCGCCGCCGTTGGACGCCATGTGGGACGACGCCCGCTACTGGCTGCCCCAGGTGCTGGCCGGGCGCTTCCTGCGGGCGCGGATCGCGTTCGCCGCCGACTGCGAGCACGTCGCGGACGCCGACGTCGTCCTGACCGAGCACCCGCCCGCGCCCTGA
- a CDS encoding LysR family transcriptional regulator produces the protein MDVHGRDLRYFVAVAQELHFTRAAERLFVSQPALSKQIRALEGQLGVELLARDRHGVTLTPAGEALLPYARRVLDSWDDAWRAVERAKAAQRSTLVVGMSTSPGRGGLLPAVRSRFAAACPEAALRLRQVGWQDSTAGLADGGSDVAYVWLPLPGQERFDHLVVAREPRLVALPEDHRLAAGEPDAPVDFAELLAEPFLALPPSAGPLRDYWLALDARDGRPARIGAEVASAEETYEALVAGLGVVLLAAGNAPLVTLGGVVTRPVRGIEPSRLALAWPRGAAGPLLRAYVRACRQVVGAVERGGPGPAAG, from the coding sequence ATGGACGTCCACGGGCGGGACCTTCGCTACTTCGTCGCCGTCGCGCAGGAGCTGCACTTCACCAGGGCCGCCGAGCGGCTGTTCGTCTCGCAGCCCGCGCTGAGCAAGCAGATCCGCGCGCTGGAAGGGCAGTTGGGCGTCGAGCTGCTGGCCAGGGACCGGCACGGGGTGACCCTCACCCCGGCCGGGGAGGCGCTGCTGCCGTACGCGCGCCGCGTGCTGGACTCGTGGGACGACGCCTGGCGGGCGGTGGAGAGGGCCAAGGCGGCGCAGCGCAGCACCCTGGTGGTGGGGATGAGCACCAGCCCGGGGCGGGGCGGGCTGCTGCCCGCGGTCCGCTCCCGGTTCGCGGCCGCGTGCCCGGAGGCCGCCTTGCGGCTGCGCCAGGTGGGCTGGCAGGACTCCACGGCGGGGCTGGCCGACGGCGGGAGCGACGTGGCGTACGTCTGGCTGCCGCTGCCCGGGCAGGAGCGCTTCGACCATCTGGTGGTCGCGCGGGAGCCGCGGCTGGTGGCGCTGCCGGAGGACCACCGGCTGGCGGCCGGGGAGCCGGACGCGCCCGTGGACTTCGCCGAGCTGCTGGCCGAGCCGTTCCTCGCGCTGCCCCCGTCCGCCGGCCCGCTGCGTGACTACTGGCTGGCGTTGGACGCCCGCGACGGCCGCCCCGCCCGGATCGGCGCGGAGGTGGCGTCCGCGGAGGAGACGTACGAGGCGCTGGTCGCCGGACTGGGGGTGGTACTGCTCGCGGCCGGCAACGCGCCGCTGGTCACCCTCGGCGGCGTCGTCACCCGGCCGGTGCGCGGGATCGAGCCCAGCCGGCTGGCGCTGGCCTGGCCCCGGGGGGCGGCGGGACCGCTGCTGCGGGCCTACGTGCGGGCGTGCCGCCAGGTGGTGGGCGCGGTGGAGCGGGGCGGCCCCGGCCCGGCCGCCGGCTGA
- a CDS encoding oxidoreductase, producing MNKVWLVTGANSGFGRAITRAAVAAGDVVVAAARRVDAVEDLAAAHPDQVDPVRLDVTDTAAVGQVVADVLARHGRIDVLVNNAGRGHVGAFEEDTDKELRDLFDVHVFGPAALVRAVLPGMRERRSGAIVQMSSMGGQTSFAGFSAYSGTKFALEGMTEALRAEVAPLGIRTLIVEPGAFRTTLYGNTTASARRVEDYAATVGATRAMVDGGDGGQPGDPARAAAVIIAALEAEETPLRLPLGADGVDAVLGHLDEVRAEVEAWRERASDTAFG from the coding sequence ATGAACAAGGTCTGGCTGGTCACAGGTGCCAACAGCGGCTTCGGCCGCGCCATCACACGGGCCGCGGTGGCCGCAGGCGACGTCGTGGTCGCCGCGGCCCGCCGGGTGGATGCGGTGGAGGACCTGGCGGCGGCCCACCCCGACCAGGTCGACCCGGTCCGCCTCGACGTCACCGACACCGCCGCCGTCGGGCAGGTCGTCGCGGACGTGCTGGCCCGGCACGGCCGGATCGACGTGCTGGTCAACAACGCGGGGCGCGGACACGTGGGGGCGTTCGAGGAGGACACCGACAAGGAGCTGCGCGACCTGTTCGACGTGCACGTCTTCGGTCCGGCCGCGCTGGTGCGGGCGGTGCTGCCGGGCATGCGCGAGCGCCGTTCCGGGGCGATCGTGCAGATGAGCAGCATGGGCGGCCAGACGTCCTTCGCCGGGTTCTCCGCCTACAGCGGCACCAAGTTCGCCCTTGAGGGTATGACCGAGGCGCTGCGGGCCGAGGTCGCCCCGCTGGGTATCAGGACGCTGATCGTGGAGCCGGGGGCCTTCCGCACCACGCTGTACGGCAACACGACAGCCAGCGCCCGGCGGGTGGAGGACTACGCCGCCACCGTCGGGGCCACCCGCGCGATGGTGGACGGCGGCGACGGCGGCCAGCCGGGCGATCCGGCGAGGGCCGCCGCGGTGATCATCGCGGCGCTGGAGGCCGAGGAGACCCCGCTGCGCCTGCCGCTGGGCGCGGACGGCGTCGACGCGGTGCTCGGCCACCTCGACGAGGTCCGCGCCGAGGTCGAGGCCTGGCGGGAACGGGCCAGCGACACCGCCTTCGGGTGA
- a CDS encoding DinB family protein, protein MRGFLEFHRATLAMKCRGLTDEQLRERSVPPSTLTLLGLVRHLAEVERTWFRRVFEDRDIPLVWSDRMDFQAAYDPEGSTGAEAFAAWRAEVEHSRRIERAAASLDLTGYQPRWEEEVSLRMVMVHVLLEYGRHNGHADLLREGVDGTVGA, encoded by the coding sequence CTGCGCGGCTTCCTGGAGTTCCACCGCGCCACCCTCGCGATGAAGTGCCGCGGCCTCACCGACGAGCAGCTGCGCGAGCGATCCGTGCCGCCGTCCACGCTCACCCTGCTGGGGCTGGTGCGGCACCTCGCGGAGGTCGAACGGACCTGGTTCCGGCGGGTGTTCGAGGACCGCGACATCCCCCTGGTCTGGTCGGACCGGATGGACTTCCAGGCCGCCTACGACCCGGAGGGGTCCACCGGGGCCGAGGCGTTCGCCGCCTGGCGGGCCGAGGTGGAGCACTCCCGCCGGATCGAGCGGGCCGCCGCCTCCCTGGACCTGACCGGGTACCAGCCGCGCTGGGAGGAGGAGGTCAGCCTGCGGATGGTGATGGTGCACGTCCTGCTGGAGTACGGGCGGCACAACGGCCACGCCGACCTGCTGCGCGAAGGGGTCGACGGGACGGTCGGGGCGTGA
- a CDS encoding DUF4190 domain-containing protein — translation MDIPPPPPPPPPPPPSGDVPPHEQQSAPYGVPPQGAGPYGGPYQGGDPYGPPQPGNGSGPGFPFGPAVPPQGPPPQGGPAGYGWPQQPYGANPDPHPNPFQPANPYGVPGGYPGYPGYPGQQGWYAVERTTNGLAIASLVTSFTCVPLLGLGLGIGGLRQIRRRGQRGRGLAIAGIIVNAITTVIVVLSVVLDATGALDEGNTKVEDVKAGECFNTVGASLSEYGQKKHVSRGVDVVSCDDEHDAEAFAVLNLDPTGEQDYPGADAVAGEAGQRCAGAARGYLGDGSLPDGMDVYTYYPPESSWNAGHTSVTCFFGSRDGKVTGSVKSGGGSGSSDGSSGSDGSGGSSDGGGGSGGSSNGSGGATGGSSDGGVGV, via the coding sequence GTGGACATACCCCCTCCGCCGCCCCCGCCTCCGCCGCCCCCTCCTTCCGGGGACGTGCCGCCGCACGAGCAGCAGTCGGCCCCGTACGGCGTTCCGCCCCAGGGTGCGGGACCGTACGGAGGCCCGTACCAGGGCGGGGACCCCTACGGCCCGCCGCAGCCGGGGAACGGCAGCGGCCCCGGCTTCCCCTTCGGCCCGGCCGTCCCGCCGCAGGGCCCGCCGCCGCAGGGTGGTCCGGCCGGCTACGGCTGGCCGCAGCAGCCGTACGGCGCGAACCCCGACCCGCACCCGAACCCGTTCCAGCCGGCCAACCCGTACGGGGTGCCGGGCGGGTACCCCGGGTACCCGGGCTACCCGGGGCAGCAGGGCTGGTACGCGGTGGAGCGGACCACGAACGGGCTGGCCATCGCCTCCCTGGTGACGTCGTTCACCTGCGTCCCGCTGCTGGGCCTGGGCCTGGGCATCGGCGGACTGCGGCAGATCCGGCGGCGCGGGCAGCGCGGGCGCGGGCTGGCCATCGCCGGCATCATCGTCAACGCCATCACCACCGTGATCGTCGTGCTCTCCGTCGTGCTCGACGCGACGGGCGCGCTCGACGAGGGCAACACCAAGGTCGAGGACGTCAAGGCCGGCGAGTGCTTCAACACGGTCGGGGCGTCGCTGTCCGAGTACGGCCAGAAGAAGCACGTCTCGCGGGGCGTCGACGTCGTCTCCTGCGACGACGAGCACGACGCCGAGGCGTTCGCGGTGCTCAACCTCGACCCGACCGGGGAGCAGGACTACCCCGGCGCCGACGCCGTGGCCGGCGAGGCCGGGCAGCGCTGCGCCGGCGCCGCGCGCGGCTACCTGGGCGACGGCTCGCTGCCCGACGGCATGGACGTCTACACCTACTACCCGCCCGAGTCCTCCTGGAACGCCGGCCACACCTCGGTGACCTGCTTCTTCGGCAGCCGCGACGGCAAGGTGACCGGCTCGGTGAAGTCCGGCGGCGGCTCCGGCAGCTCAGACGGCTCCAGCGGCTCAGACGGCTCCGGTGGTTCGTCGGACGGCGGCGGCGGTTCGGGCGGTTCCTCGAACGGCTCGGGCGGCGCGACGGGCGGTTCCTCGGACGGTGGCGTGGGCGTCTGA
- a CDS encoding GntR family transcriptional regulator, translated as MAFGEQPAYLRVAGDLRQKILDGTLPPHARLPSQARIRTEYGVSDTVALEARKVLMAEGYVEGRSGSGTYVRERPVRRRVVRSGFRPSGAAGTFRQEQADEDVKGTWESHSVQEPASPEVARRLAVEPGDRVMRTSYVFRADGEPAMLSTSWEPLAVTGRTPVLLPEEGPVGGQGVVPRMAAIDVLVDHMDEEVGARPGLAEEAAVLGGVPGHIVIEIRRTYYASGRPVETADVVLPADRFRAVYHLPVR; from the coding sequence GTGGCCTTCGGTGAGCAGCCCGCCTACCTCCGCGTCGCCGGAGACCTGCGGCAGAAGATTCTCGACGGCACCCTGCCGCCGCACGCCCGGCTGCCGTCACAGGCCCGTATCCGGACCGAGTACGGGGTGTCGGACACCGTCGCGCTGGAGGCGCGCAAGGTGCTGATGGCCGAGGGCTACGTCGAGGGCCGCTCGGGTTCGGGCACCTACGTACGGGAGCGCCCGGTGCGGCGGCGGGTGGTGCGCAGCGGGTTCCGGCCGTCCGGCGCGGCCGGCACCTTCCGCCAGGAGCAGGCGGACGAGGACGTCAAGGGCACCTGGGAGTCGCACAGCGTGCAGGAGCCCGCCTCGCCGGAGGTCGCCCGCCGGCTCGCGGTCGAACCCGGCGACCGGGTGATGCGCACCAGCTACGTCTTCCGTGCCGACGGTGAGCCCGCCATGCTCTCCACCTCCTGGGAGCCGTTGGCCGTCACCGGCCGGACGCCGGTGCTGCTGCCGGAGGAGGGCCCGGTCGGCGGCCAGGGCGTGGTCCCCCGGATGGCGGCGATCGACGTGCTGGTGGACCACATGGACGAGGAGGTCGGCGCCCGTCCCGGCCTGGCGGAGGAGGCGGCCGTCCTCGGCGGGGTGCCGGGCCACATCGTCATCGAGATCCGCCGCACCTACTACGCCTCCGGCCGCCCGGTGGAGACCGCCGACGTGGTCCTGCCGGCCGACCGCTTCCGGGCCGTCTACCACCTCCCCGTCCGCTGA
- a CDS encoding SpoIIE family protein phosphatase: MSASGEPRAGTLLDSLRVAVVMLDTSGRVQLWSPLAEEVLGWPGEHIVGRRIGGLFGPPAGTPLEAIGLAGSGGEGAGPPDAEAPDEDPSAQTLLAELLRDGRWDGILSLRHRDGHTVQVETRASLLVDGDGRPFVLASLAETSRLNTLEHDLAVLDSLFHSSPLGVAVFDNDLRYVRVNDALVRMNGVPAAGHLGRTVMEVLDPSIAGKVLELQRQVLATGEPVIDLVLTAPDGRFHRSVSYNRLVDRAGRVLGISTTILDVSERVRQAERAERHRRRLDLLNEVGSRVAGLLDVGPVAQAVAEALAPGFGDYAGVVLHRELAGGELPASGYQEGMPLRLAGVAAREWSAPVKRMLRRDQPLAFVRRSAYGDVLAGGRPRLVASEEELPATSYPGDPMVHGALELGVTSLLVLPLRARGVVLGLLVVARARGREPFDHGDLAMAGEVAVRAGIALDNARLYVREREGALMLQRSLLPRTTPEPPGVAVAIRYLPASSAAEVGGDWYDVIPQSGGRLALVVGDVMGHGLPAAAAMGRLRTAVRTLAALDLPPDELLRRVNELGDDLAPGPGEIWMATAVYAVYDPSTRRCSVALAGHLPPVLVVDGPGGVGASARVLDLPAGLPLGVGRERFETTELDVPDGGVLVLYTDGLVEARGSDIDAGIGRLRAALSGRRLDSLEDACDGLLAVLDPDREADDVALLMARLGAPDGSAVSWSFPAEASAVRLARRRVRDRLAAWELRPLTDVTELLVSELVTNSLRYARGPIGVRMVRGDSLLVEVSDPLPDPPRVRDAAEDDEGGRGLQLVARTSRRWGTRRGALGKTVWFELALP, encoded by the coding sequence ATGAGCGCCAGCGGCGAGCCCCGCGCCGGCACCCTGCTGGACTCGCTGCGCGTCGCCGTCGTCATGCTCGACACCTCCGGCCGGGTGCAGCTGTGGAGCCCGCTCGCCGAGGAGGTGCTGGGCTGGCCCGGCGAGCACATCGTGGGCCGCCGGATCGGCGGACTCTTCGGCCCGCCCGCCGGCACCCCGCTGGAGGCCATCGGCCTGGCCGGGAGCGGCGGCGAGGGGGCCGGCCCCCCGGACGCCGAAGCCCCGGACGAGGACCCGTCCGCGCAGACCCTGCTGGCCGAGCTGCTGCGCGACGGCCGCTGGGACGGCATCCTGTCGCTGCGCCACCGCGACGGCCACACCGTCCAGGTCGAGACCCGCGCCAGCCTGCTCGTCGACGGCGACGGCCGGCCGTTCGTCCTGGCCTCCCTGGCCGAGACCAGCCGGCTCAACACCCTGGAGCACGACCTCGCCGTCCTGGACTCGCTCTTCCACTCCTCCCCGCTCGGCGTGGCCGTCTTCGACAACGACCTGCGCTACGTCCGGGTCAACGACGCGCTGGTCCGGATGAACGGCGTGCCGGCCGCCGGCCACCTCGGCCGTACCGTCATGGAGGTCCTCGACCCCTCGATCGCCGGCAAGGTGCTGGAGCTCCAGCGGCAGGTACTGGCCACCGGGGAACCGGTGATCGACCTCGTCCTCACCGCCCCCGACGGCCGCTTCCACCGCTCGGTGTCCTACAACCGGCTGGTGGACCGCGCCGGGCGGGTACTCGGCATCTCCACCACCATCCTGGACGTCAGCGAGCGGGTCCGGCAGGCCGAGCGGGCCGAGCGGCACCGGCGCCGGCTGGACCTCCTCAACGAGGTCGGCTCGCGGGTCGCCGGACTGCTCGACGTGGGACCGGTCGCCCAGGCCGTCGCCGAGGCGCTGGCGCCGGGCTTCGGCGACTACGCGGGGGTGGTGCTGCACCGTGAGCTGGCCGGCGGCGAACTACCCGCGTCCGGCTACCAGGAGGGCATGCCGCTGCGCCTGGCCGGTGTCGCCGCCCGGGAGTGGAGCGCACCGGTGAAGCGGATGCTCCGCCGCGACCAGCCGCTCGCCTTCGTCCGGCGGTCCGCGTACGGGGACGTGCTGGCCGGCGGCCGGCCCCGGCTGGTCGCGTCCGAGGAGGAGCTGCCGGCCACCAGCTACCCGGGCGACCCGATGGTCCACGGCGCCCTCGAACTCGGCGTCACCTCCCTGCTGGTGCTGCCGCTGCGGGCCCGGGGGGTGGTGCTCGGGCTGCTGGTGGTGGCCCGCGCCCGCGGCCGGGAGCCCTTCGACCACGGCGACCTGGCGATGGCCGGCGAGGTCGCCGTACGCGCCGGCATCGCGCTGGACAACGCCCGGCTGTACGTGCGCGAACGCGAGGGCGCCCTGATGCTCCAGCGCAGCCTGCTGCCGCGCACGACGCCCGAACCGCCCGGCGTGGCCGTGGCCATCCGCTACCTGCCGGCCAGCAGCGCCGCCGAGGTGGGCGGCGACTGGTACGACGTGATCCCGCAGAGCGGCGGCCGGCTGGCGCTCGTCGTCGGCGACGTGATGGGCCACGGCCTGCCCGCAGCCGCGGCCATGGGTCGGCTGCGCACCGCCGTCCGCACCCTGGCCGCGCTCGACCTGCCGCCGGACGAACTGCTGCGCCGGGTCAACGAACTCGGTGACGACCTCGCCCCCGGCCCCGGCGAGATCTGGATGGCCACCGCCGTGTACGCCGTCTACGACCCGTCCACCCGCCGCTGCTCCGTCGCCCTCGCCGGACACCTGCCGCCGGTGCTGGTCGTCGACGGGCCCGGCGGGGTCGGGGCGTCCGCCCGGGTGCTGGACCTGCCGGCCGGCCTGCCGCTGGGCGTCGGCAGGGAGCGCTTCGAGACCACCGAGCTCGACGTACCCGACGGCGGAGTGCTGGTGCTCTACACCGACGGCCTGGTCGAGGCGCGCGGCAGCGACATCGACGCCGGCATCGGACGGCTGCGCGCCGCGCTGTCCGGGCGCCGGCTGGACTCCCTGGAGGACGCCTGCGACGGGCTGCTGGCCGTCCTCGACCCGGACCGCGAGGCCGACGACGTGGCGCTGCTGATGGCCCGGCTGGGGGCGCCGGACGGCTCCGCCGTCTCCTGGTCCTTCCCCGCCGAGGCCAGCGCGGTACGGCTGGCCCGCCGCCGGGTCCGCGACCGGCTGGCCGCCTGGGAGCTGCGGCCGCTCACCGACGTCACCGAACTGCTCGTCAGCGAGCTGGTCACCAACTCGCTGCGGTACGCCAGGGGCCCGATCGGGGTGCGGATGGTGCGCGGCGACTCGCTGCTGGTGGAGGTCTCCGACCCGCTGCCCGACCCGCCGCGGGTCCGGGACGCGGCCGAGGACGACGAGGGCGGGCGCGGCCTTCAGCTGGTGGCCAGGACCTCCCGGCGGTGGGGCACCCGGCGCGGCGCGCTCGGCAAGACCGTCTGGTTCGAGCTCGCCCTGCCCTGA
- a CDS encoding SpoIIE family protein phosphatase, translating to MPAGAEAPGDDADMARAGFWQSSPPGSLYDYIRVAAFSLDSGGRVEQWSERAAEFFGVPAAEAIGRDPIDAFAPAEVRGRAHHRMAEILDGREWNGLLPYRDPAGGQGLAEVYVMPADGGALCVAVDVAALRQIETDLAASQAVFGQSPMGFVLFDVRLRLIRVNDRFAEVFGRPADTHPGRGPHDFLSRVEADRLTAALRQVLETGDPVLDMPLVGTVPGDPARRRWAISLYRLHSNSGRPIGVAGLAVDVTGRQRAEREAAHARRNLALLNEAGSRIGTSLDLETTARELLDVAVPHFCDLASVDLYQALLSGAEELTGTSDGSGELRRVAFASAVSDAPVVMAGDDDVNPGDGPVSVGAVHRYRFSSASARALRTAQPQVIDGESGHDLRTPLVQSTLVVPMVARDTVLGLVQFSRAKGSEPFTGRDRMLAEELAARAAIFLDNARLYRREHERALILQRSLLPPDDPEAAGLDIACRYLPGSMETEVGGDWFDVIELPGHRTALVVGDVMGRGLRAAVAMGELRTAVRTLAMLDLEPAEVLTALDEVASGLGAPSAGRSRRSKETSDADLGEVYLATAVYAVYDSVTRRCTIANAGHLPPVVVEPGEQPMLLELPKGVPLGVGGEPFEETEVQLADGSLLALYTDGLVESRNHPLDEGLDAFRNSLADSGRPLEDVCDHVLATLDTAHGEDDIALLMARVEGLPADHVGDWRLEPQLTSVAKARELARGQLLAWDLEELVDTTELLVSELVTNALRHGYGDIRLRLLLDRTLVCEVWDSALVQPRRRRARDTDEGGRGLQLVAMLSRSWGSRRTHRGKTVWFELALRASASGSAGPSVDDLLNMF from the coding sequence ATGCCAGCCGGGGCTGAAGCGCCCGGCGACGACGCGGACATGGCGCGGGCCGGGTTCTGGCAGTCGAGCCCGCCCGGTTCCCTTTACGACTACATACGGGTCGCCGCGTTCTCCCTGGACAGCGGCGGCCGGGTCGAGCAGTGGAGCGAACGGGCCGCCGAGTTCTTCGGCGTGCCCGCAGCCGAGGCGATCGGCCGCGACCCGATCGACGCCTTCGCCCCCGCCGAGGTGCGCGGCCGCGCCCACCACCGGATGGCGGAGATCCTCGACGGGCGCGAGTGGAACGGCCTGCTGCCCTACCGGGACCCGGCCGGCGGCCAGGGCCTGGCCGAGGTCTACGTCATGCCCGCCGACGGCGGCGCGCTGTGCGTGGCCGTCGACGTGGCCGCGCTGCGCCAGATCGAGACCGACCTCGCCGCCTCCCAGGCGGTGTTCGGCCAGTCCCCGATGGGCTTCGTGCTCTTCGACGTCCGCCTGCGGCTGATCCGGGTCAACGACCGGTTCGCGGAGGTCTTCGGCCGTCCCGCCGACACGCACCCCGGCCGCGGCCCGCACGACTTCCTCTCCCGGGTGGAGGCCGACCGGCTCACGGCCGCGCTGCGGCAGGTGCTGGAGACCGGCGACCCGGTCCTGGACATGCCCTTGGTGGGCACCGTGCCCGGCGACCCGGCCCGGCGACGCTGGGCGATCTCGCTGTACCGGCTGCACAGCAACTCCGGCCGCCCGATCGGCGTGGCCGGCCTGGCCGTCGACGTCACCGGCCGGCAGCGCGCCGAACGCGAGGCCGCGCACGCCCGCCGCAACCTCGCGCTGCTCAACGAGGCCGGCTCCCGTATCGGCACCTCCCTCGACCTGGAGACCACCGCCCGGGAACTGCTCGACGTGGCCGTGCCGCACTTCTGCGACCTCGCCTCCGTCGACCTCTACCAGGCGCTGCTGTCCGGCGCCGAGGAGCTGACGGGCACCAGCGACGGCAGCGGCGAGCTGCGCCGGGTCGCCTTCGCCAGCGCCGTCTCGGACGCGCCCGTGGTGATGGCCGGCGACGACGACGTCAACCCCGGCGACGGCCCGGTGTCGGTCGGCGCGGTGCACCGCTACCGCTTCAGCTCCGCCAGCGCCCGCGCCCTGCGCACCGCCCAGCCGCAGGTGATCGACGGCGAGAGCGGCCACGACCTCCGCACCCCGCTGGTGCAGTCCACCCTGGTGGTGCCGATGGTCGCCCGCGACACGGTGCTCGGCCTGGTGCAGTTCTCCCGGGCCAAGGGCAGCGAGCCGTTCACCGGGCGGGACCGCATGCTCGCCGAGGAACTGGCCGCCCGCGCCGCCATATTCCTCGACAACGCGCGCCTGTACCGGCGCGAGCACGAGCGCGCCCTGATCCTCCAGCGCAGCCTGCTGCCGCCGGACGACCCGGAGGCGGCCGGCCTCGACATCGCCTGCCGCTACCTGCCCGGCAGCATGGAGACCGAGGTCGGCGGCGACTGGTTCGACGTCATCGAACTACCCGGCCACCGGACCGCGTTGGTGGTCGGGGACGTGATGGGGCGCGGCCTGCGCGCGGCCGTCGCGATGGGCGAACTGCGCACCGCCGTCCGCACGCTGGCCATGCTCGACCTCGAACCCGCCGAGGTGCTCACCGCGTTGGACGAGGTGGCCAGCGGCCTGGGCGCGCCCTCGGCCGGTCGCAGCCGCCGCTCCAAGGAGACCTCCGACGCCGACCTGGGCGAGGTCTACCTGGCCACCGCGGTGTACGCCGTCTACGACTCGGTCACCCGGCGCTGCACCATCGCCAACGCCGGCCACCTGCCGCCGGTGGTGGTGGAGCCCGGCGAGCAGCCGATGCTGCTGGAGCTGCCCAAGGGCGTGCCGCTCGGCGTCGGCGGCGAGCCGTTCGAGGAGACCGAGGTGCAACTCGCCGACGGCTCGCTGCTCGCCCTCTACACCGACGGCCTGGTGGAGTCCCGGAACCACCCGCTCGACGAGGGCCTGGACGCCTTCCGCAACTCGCTGGCCGACTCCGGCCGCCCGCTGGAGGACGTCTGCGACCACGTGCTGGCCACCCTCGACACCGCCCACGGCGAGGACGACATCGCGCTGCTGATGGCCCGCGTCGAGGGCCTGCCGGCGGACCACGTCGGCGACTGGCGGCTGGAGCCGCAGCTGACCAGCGTGGCCAAGGCCCGGGAGCTGGCCCGCGGCCAACTCCTCGCCTGGGACCTGGAGGAGCTGGTCGACACCACCGAACTCCTCGTCAGCGAGCTGGTCACCAACGCGCTGCGGCACGGCTACGGCGACATCCGGCTGCGGCTGCTGCTGGACCGCACGCTGGTGTGCGAGGTGTGGGACAGCGCGCTGGTGCAGCCGCGCCGCCGCCGCGCCCGCGACACCGACGAGGGCGGCCGCGGCCTGCAACTCGTCGCGATGCTCAGCCGCAGCTGGGGCAGCCGCCGCACCCACCGGGGCAAGACCGTCTGGTTCGAACTCGCCCTGCGCGCCTCCGCCTCCGGCTCCGCCGGCCCGTCCGTGGACGACCTGCTGAACATGTTCTAG